A stretch of the Jeotgalibacillus haloalkalitolerans genome encodes the following:
- a CDS encoding PTS sugar transporter subunit IIB produces the protein MKILAVCGSGLGTSFMVEMNINQVLGELGITGVEVSHSDLSSATPADADVFFLAKDIAEGGEHLGEVIVLDNIIDMDELREKVRKMAEERNLI, from the coding sequence ATGAAAATTTTAGCAGTGTGTGGATCAGGACTTGGAACGAGCTTTATGGTGGAAATGAATATCAATCAGGTATTAGGTGAACTCGGTATTACAGGTGTAGAAGTATCTCATTCAGATTTAAGTTCAGCAACACCGGCAGATGCAGATGTGTTTTTCCTTGCGAAGGATATCGCTGAAGGCGGAGAGCACTTAGGTGAAGTCATTGTTCTTGATAACATCATTGATATGGACGAGCTGAGAGAAAAAGTACGCAAGATGGCAGAAGAGAGAAACTTAATTTAA
- a CDS encoding PTS ascorbate transporter subunit IIC: MTGVLTTLVDILSQPSILVAMIALIGLIAQRKNLSDTMKGTTKTFVGFLVIAAGAGILEVALLPFGTMFQEAFNVAGVVPNNEAIVALALNEYGSSTALIMFFGMVVNVIIARFTRFKYIFLTGHHALYMACMLAVIMAVAGFTTIPQIAAGAVALGIIMTLSPAIVQPFIRKLTGNDNVALGHFSAVGYALSGLVGKAVGGKEPTSTEKINFPKGLGFLRDSTVSIALTMVVMYFVVAIAAGPTFIEAELSDGTNFLVFSLIQAGNFAAGVFVILAGVRLVLAEIVPAFKGISTKLVPNAKPALDVPIVFTYAPNAVLIGFFSSFAGGLFSMIFMALAGSTIILPGVVPHFFTGAAAGVFGNATGGIKGAVAGSFVNGIIISFLPVFLLPVLGDLGFANTTFSDADFGVSGIFFGSLANFAGPVAIVISLIVILLLMAIPFKKKEKTA; encoded by the coding sequence ATGACGGGTGTTTTGACGACTTTGGTGGATATTTTAAGTCAACCTTCAATTCTTGTAGCGATGATTGCACTGATCGGACTGATTGCACAGAGAAAAAATCTGTCTGACACAATGAAAGGGACGACAAAAACGTTTGTCGGATTCCTGGTCATTGCAGCGGGGGCCGGCATTCTTGAGGTAGCATTGCTTCCATTTGGTACGATGTTCCAGGAGGCGTTTAACGTAGCAGGTGTTGTACCAAATAACGAGGCGATTGTGGCGCTTGCGCTAAATGAATATGGCTCAAGTACAGCACTGATCATGTTTTTCGGGATGGTTGTGAATGTAATCATTGCGCGCTTCACACGATTTAAGTATATCTTCTTAACTGGTCACCATGCGCTTTATATGGCATGTATGCTCGCGGTAATCATGGCTGTGGCAGGCTTCACAACGATTCCTCAGATTGCAGCAGGTGCGGTTGCATTAGGGATCATTATGACACTGTCACCGGCAATCGTTCAGCCGTTTATAAGAAAGCTGACAGGTAATGATAACGTAGCCCTGGGTCATTTCAGCGCAGTTGGTTACGCACTTAGCGGTCTTGTCGGTAAAGCAGTCGGTGGAAAAGAGCCGACATCTACTGAAAAAATTAATTTTCCAAAAGGACTTGGTTTCCTGCGCGACAGTACAGTCAGTATTGCCCTGACAATGGTTGTGATGTACTTCGTCGTTGCGATCGCAGCAGGTCCGACTTTTATCGAAGCAGAACTGAGTGACGGAACAAACTTCCTTGTATTCTCTCTGATTCAGGCTGGTAACTTCGCAGCAGGTGTATTCGTGATCTTAGCGGGTGTACGTCTGGTGCTTGCAGAAATTGTACCTGCCTTCAAAGGGATTTCAACGAAGCTTGTGCCGAATGCCAAGCCCGCACTTGATGTACCGATTGTCTTCACATATGCGCCAAACGCAGTATTAATCGGCTTCTTCTCAAGTTTTGCCGGCGGATTATTCAGTATGATTTTCATGGCACTTGCAGGCAGTACCATCATTCTGCCTGGTGTTGTACCACACTTCTTCACAGGTGCAGCTGCCGGCGTATTCGGAAATGCAACAGGAGGCATCAAGGGAGCTGTCGCCGGTTCCTTTGTCAACGGGATCATCATTTCATTCCTGCCAGTCTTCCTGCTGCCGGTACTCGGAGACCTTGGATTTGCCAATACAACATTCTCTGACGCGGACTTTGGCGTAAGCGGTATCTTCTTCGGATCCCTTGCCAACTTTGCCGGACCAGTTGCAATTGTGATCAGTCTGATCGTGATTCTGTTGCTGATGGCGATTCCGTTCAAAAAGAAAGAGAAAACAGCATAA
- a CDS encoding sugar O-acetyltransferase — MKTEKQKMLAGEMYDPADPVLMKEREVARRKVRMFNQTTESEGDQRVEMLKDLLGSTGNHVYMEPNIRFDYGYNTHVGENFFANFDCTILDVCEVRFGDNCMLAPGVQIYTATHPLDPAERNSGREYAKPITFGDNVWIGGNAVINPGITVGDNAVIASGAVVTKDVPANVVVGGNPARVIKEIDVK, encoded by the coding sequence ATGAAAACTGAAAAACAAAAAATGCTTGCAGGTGAAATGTATGATCCGGCTGATCCGGTGTTAATGAAAGAGCGTGAAGTGGCGAGAAGAAAGGTCCGCATGTTTAACCAGACGACTGAATCAGAAGGTGATCAGCGTGTTGAAATGCTGAAGGATCTGCTTGGTTCAACTGGTAACCATGTATATATGGAACCGAATATCCGCTTCGATTACGGCTATAACACGCATGTAGGAGAAAATTTCTTCGCTAATTTTGACTGTACGATTTTAGATGTGTGTGAGGTTCGCTTTGGCGATAACTGTATGCTGGCGCCGGGCGTTCAGATCTATACAGCAACCCATCCGCTTGATCCGGCTGAACGGAATTCAGGCAGGGAGTATGCAAAGCCGATTACATTTGGAGATAACGTGTGGATTGGTGGGAATGCAGTAATTAATCCCGGAATCACTGTTGGCGACAATGCGGTGATTGCGTCAGGTGCTGTTGTGACAAAGGATGTCCCTGCAAATGTGGTGGTTGGAGGAAACCCCGCGAGAGTCATTAAAGAGATTGATGTGAAATAA
- a CDS encoding M42 family metallopeptidase has translation MQQLLERLTALHGPCGHEQPVSKWVRDTVKPLVDEVKVDSLGNVIAVKKGTKPGPVMVMTAHMDEVGFIVKKIEESGLLRFEKLGGNDDRLLLTQKVQLRTRTGLLTGVIGSISAHYAKFDDAAKVRNHRQLYIDIGAKNKAHAIELGVQVGTPVTWKPDMEFLGNETTGRFVGKGFDDRAGCAVLIQTLQELQDAPFAGTVTAVFTVQEEVGLRGAQVAARQVEADVAIALDTTAVSDTPEETMDASLALGAGTGIKVLDFSLISHPAVKEKLIHLANDKNIPYQLEIFPGIGTDGGAMSLANHGIPTGVLSIPSRYAHSPVEVIDMQDLIATKELLKAFVLDLSEESGFGFLD, from the coding sequence ATGCAGCAGCTTTTAGAACGATTAACCGCCCTGCACGGACCATGCGGCCATGAGCAGCCGGTCAGTAAATGGGTGAGAGATACAGTAAAGCCTTTGGTAGATGAGGTAAAGGTGGATTCACTTGGCAATGTGATTGCAGTGAAGAAGGGAACGAAGCCCGGTCCTGTGATGGTAATGACGGCGCATATGGATGAGGTTGGTTTTATCGTTAAGAAGATTGAGGAGAGTGGTCTGCTGCGCTTTGAGAAGCTTGGTGGAAATGATGACCGGCTGCTGTTAACGCAGAAGGTTCAGCTGCGAACACGCACAGGGCTTCTGACTGGTGTAATCGGCAGTATTTCTGCTCATTATGCAAAATTTGATGACGCAGCGAAGGTACGCAATCATCGTCAGCTATACATAGACATTGGTGCAAAAAATAAAGCACATGCAATTGAACTCGGCGTGCAAGTCGGGACGCCAGTTACCTGGAAGCCGGATATGGAGTTTTTGGGTAACGAAACGACAGGGCGTTTTGTTGGAAAAGGCTTTGATGACAGAGCGGGCTGTGCAGTACTGATCCAAACACTTCAGGAGCTGCAGGATGCGCCGTTTGCAGGAACAGTTACAGCTGTTTTTACTGTACAGGAGGAGGTTGGTCTTCGCGGAGCCCAGGTGGCTGCAAGGCAGGTGGAGGCAGATGTTGCAATCGCGCTTGATACAACCGCGGTCAGCGATACGCCTGAAGAAACGATGGATGCTTCACTCGCGCTCGGTGCAGGCACAGGGATTAAAGTGCTTGATTTCAGCCTGATTTCCCATCCGGCTGTAAAAGAAAAGCTGATCCATTTAGCAAACGACAAAAATATTCCTTATCAGCTTGAGATATTCCCGGGCATCGGCACAGACGGGGGCGCAATGAGCCTCGCAAATCACGGGATCCCAACAGGCGTCCTGTCTATTCCGTCGCGTTATGCGCACTCTCCGGTTGAAGTGATTGATATGCAGGATCTGATTGCGACGAAGGAGCTGCTGAAGGCGTTTGTTTTGGATTTAAGTGAGGAGAGCGGGTTTGGGTTTTTGGATTGA
- a CDS encoding M50 family metallopeptidase codes for MTQFTEKETVQPKSKFRTQGVQALFGLSMGVLISSFMLREEVSITILSVLFILLIAVISFVVSLMIHETGHAVGGKLGGMEVMNLSYGPFVYAKVKGKSRFFFKLPALGYIGRAMMRFTDAISEDEMRKKLLRLIYAGPVSNIVTGGIALVIAFFVWPSGALLTFALVSLFLGLTNLANVETPTGVQTDGRMISLLKGKEPGAEVIFVSYQLLQEDPTGTGNWKQQTILKVEEVMKRYPEWPLASSLLATAGPYYYQSSLERFLQLSEERAFKERTGKAAVLQDLIDTAAATGLYFAGQLHGTPDIEEKLRLISDKDEVSRYMRDAYLSIVHGETAQAIEALDQVDRAIGEWHPLYLDGAAQRKVAEVIRKRLINDQVI; via the coding sequence ATGACTCAGTTTACAGAAAAAGAAACAGTGCAGCCGAAATCGAAATTCAGGACTCAGGGTGTGCAGGCACTTTTCGGTCTTTCAATGGGTGTATTGATTTCATCTTTTATGCTGCGTGAAGAAGTGAGTATTACAATTCTCAGCGTATTGTTTATTTTGCTTATCGCTGTAATCAGCTTTGTGGTCAGCCTCATGATTCATGAGACGGGTCATGCGGTCGGTGGAAAGCTTGGCGGGATGGAAGTGATGAATTTATCTTATGGTCCATTCGTTTATGCAAAGGTGAAAGGGAAAAGCCGCTTTTTCTTTAAGCTGCCTGCATTGGGCTATATTGGGCGCGCAATGATGCGTTTTACTGATGCGATTTCTGAGGATGAAATGAGGAAAAAGCTTCTCCGGCTTATTTATGCCGGTCCGGTTTCCAATATTGTAACTGGAGGCATCGCGCTTGTTATTGCTTTTTTCGTGTGGCCGTCAGGTGCGCTTTTAACCTTTGCGTTGGTCAGCTTATTTTTGGGACTGACGAACCTGGCGAATGTGGAAACACCAACTGGCGTGCAGACAGACGGCAGAATGATCTCACTGTTGAAGGGGAAAGAGCCTGGCGCAGAAGTGATTTTTGTCAGTTATCAATTACTGCAGGAAGATCCGACCGGGACGGGTAATTGGAAGCAGCAGACGATCTTAAAGGTTGAAGAGGTGATGAAGCGCTATCCGGAATGGCCGCTTGCTTCTTCTTTATTGGCGACTGCTGGTCCTTACTATTATCAGTCCAGCCTGGAACGTTTCCTGCAGCTATCAGAAGAAAGAGCATTTAAAGAAAGGACTGGCAAAGCGGCTGTTCTTCAGGATCTGATTGATACAGCAGCAGCCACCGGACTTTATTTTGCAGGCCAGCTGCATGGAACGCCTGATATAGAAGAGAAGCTCCGGCTGATCAGTGATAAAGATGAAGTATCACGTTATATGCGCGACGCCTACCTTTCCATTGTTCACGGGGAGACAGCTCAGGCAATAGAAGCGCTGGATCAGGTGGACCGGGCCATAGGGGAGTGGCATCCGCTGTATCTTGATGGCGCAGCACAGCGGAAAGTGGCTGAAGTCATACGTAAACGATTAATCAATGATCAGGTCATATAA
- a CDS encoding DNA ligase D, with the protein MLLTATNAVPSGPDWLYEVKYDGFRCMILWEEQTPRLVSRNEKTLNHLFPEIVAFCEERYEAVKPYLPLLLDGELVYLLNSFRSHFTTVQTRGRMGIPSVIQKHRETFPCHYIAFDLLTYKGRTLQTQTLSKRKKQLTALFTALSLPLSVDAGADERIQGIDLFESRTEAIDWVELHHGEGVIAKKKTGQWQAGKRSEQWLKEKNWRFITVFLTFWDKNNGYFHGAIYHEDGPFEVVHFRHGLNGEQENALKELFQTSGEKMSASMWSLPPSVCVDIACIDFDGKHLREPRFHAFNFEAEPEECTWKTLHRQLFPLPERVAVTHPEKPVWPDSGLVKDDYLLYLQLAAPYLMPFLQDRLLTVIRYPHGAAGERFYQKNCPDYAPDFVLTKKEDGISYILCNSIDTLLWLGNQLSLEFHIPFQTIHTKKPTEIVFDLDPPSAEAFSLAIEAALRMKAIFDEFGLHSYIKVSGGKGLQVYIPLSGEMFTYEETRIFTSFICDFLCEQKPRWFTTERLKKNRHNKLYLDYIQHDAGKTIIAPYSARGSEQGLVAAPLFWNEVNEKLHPSQFPLPAVIDRLTKQGDPFKSFRQQLNDQPFSHLLEQLKELIGNRKSPVQKW; encoded by the coding sequence ATGCTGTTGACTGCAACAAACGCTGTTCCGTCAGGCCCTGACTGGCTGTATGAAGTAAAATACGATGGCTTTCGCTGTATGATTCTTTGGGAAGAGCAGACACCGAGGCTGGTGAGCCGGAATGAAAAGACGCTTAATCATCTGTTTCCTGAGATTGTCGCCTTTTGCGAGGAGCGCTATGAAGCTGTGAAGCCCTATCTTCCGCTTTTGCTGGACGGAGAGCTCGTCTATTTACTGAATTCCTTCCGCAGTCATTTCACAACGGTTCAAACACGCGGGAGGATGGGCATCCCTTCTGTTATTCAAAAGCACCGGGAGACCTTTCCATGCCACTACATCGCTTTTGATCTCTTAACGTATAAAGGAAGAACGCTTCAGACCCAGACTTTATCTAAACGGAAGAAACAGCTTACTGCGCTTTTCACAGCTCTCTCACTTCCATTATCGGTGGATGCAGGAGCAGATGAGAGAATTCAGGGGATTGACCTTTTCGAATCACGGACAGAAGCAATTGACTGGGTTGAGCTTCACCATGGAGAAGGCGTGATCGCCAAGAAGAAAACGGGACAATGGCAGGCTGGTAAACGAAGCGAGCAGTGGTTAAAAGAAAAAAACTGGCGCTTTATTACTGTATTTCTGACCTTCTGGGACAAAAACAATGGTTACTTTCATGGCGCCATTTATCATGAAGACGGGCCCTTTGAAGTGGTTCATTTTCGTCATGGACTGAACGGGGAGCAGGAAAACGCATTAAAGGAACTGTTTCAGACAAGTGGCGAAAAGATGTCTGCTTCAATGTGGTCATTACCTCCCTCCGTATGCGTAGATATTGCATGTATTGATTTTGATGGAAAACACTTACGGGAGCCCCGGTTTCATGCATTTAATTTTGAGGCTGAGCCTGAGGAGTGTACCTGGAAGACGCTTCATCGCCAGCTGTTCCCGTTGCCTGAACGCGTAGCAGTCACGCATCCTGAAAAGCCTGTATGGCCTGACTCAGGTCTGGTAAAGGATGATTATTTACTCTATCTGCAGCTTGCTGCTCCTTATCTGATGCCCTTTCTGCAAGATCGCCTGCTGACGGTCATACGCTATCCGCATGGAGCAGCAGGTGAACGCTTTTATCAGAAAAACTGCCCGGATTATGCTCCTGACTTTGTCCTGACTAAAAAAGAAGATGGTATCAGCTATATTCTGTGTAACAGTATAGACACTTTGCTTTGGCTTGGAAATCAGCTCTCTCTTGAATTTCATATTCCATTTCAAACGATTCACACCAAAAAGCCGACAGAGATTGTCTTTGATCTGGACCCTCCTTCTGCAGAAGCGTTCAGCCTGGCCATTGAAGCCGCTTTGCGCATGAAAGCAATCTTTGATGAATTCGGCTTACACTCTTATATCAAGGTATCCGGCGGAAAAGGGCTTCAAGTCTATATTCCGCTGTCCGGTGAAATGTTCACTTATGAGGAAACCAGAATATTTACATCGTTTATCTGTGACTTTTTATGTGAGCAGAAGCCCCGCTGGTTTACGACTGAACGATTGAAAAAAAACCGTCACAATAAGCTCTATCTTGATTACATTCAGCATGACGCAGGCAAAACCATTATTGCTCCATATTCAGCAAGAGGCAGTGAGCAGGGCCTGGTCGCAGCGCCGCTTTTCTGGAATGAAGTGAATGAGAAGTTGCACCCTTCCCAATTCCCTCTCCCGGCAGTGATCGATCGCCTCACAAAGCAGGGTGATCCATTTAAATCCTTCAGGCAGCAATTAAATGACCAGCCTTTTTCCCATCTGCTTGAACAGTTGAAGGAACTGATAGGAAATAGAAAAAGCCCGGTTCAAAAGTGGTAA
- a CDS encoding Ku protein — protein MHTVWKGSISFGLVNIPVKLHTATENKDIKLRQLHKECHTPINYKKVCSACEKEVQDEDIVKAYEYTKNKFVVLDEEDLTNLKKENEDKAVEIIDFVKLEEIDPIYFEKSYFMAPDTGGGKAYSLLKKALEASGKIGVAKIIIRSKEQLAVIRVYQETLVMETIHFPDEVRSSKDVPNIPENANVVQKELDTALLLIDQLTTAFDPEKYTDEYRTALMELIEQKKTGKKTVTAADRKQPTTAANVTELMAALQASVEKTKKKKPAAKKRTTTAKAKVNA, from the coding sequence ATGCATACCGTTTGGAAAGGAAGCATTTCATTTGGGTTGGTCAATATCCCGGTAAAGCTCCATACAGCCACTGAAAATAAAGATATTAAACTGCGTCAGCTGCACAAGGAATGCCATACGCCGATCAATTATAAAAAAGTCTGCTCAGCGTGCGAAAAGGAAGTGCAGGATGAAGACATTGTAAAAGCCTATGAGTACACCAAAAATAAATTTGTCGTGCTTGATGAAGAAGACCTTACAAACCTGAAGAAAGAAAATGAAGATAAAGCAGTGGAAATCATTGATTTTGTAAAGCTTGAGGAAATTGACCCTATTTACTTTGAAAAAAGCTATTTTATGGCACCTGACACCGGGGGAGGGAAAGCATACTCTCTTTTAAAAAAAGCGCTTGAAGCTTCAGGGAAAATCGGCGTGGCAAAGATTATCATCCGGTCAAAAGAACAGCTTGCTGTCATTCGTGTGTATCAGGAAACGCTGGTGATGGAAACGATTCATTTCCCGGACGAAGTCAGGAGCTCAAAGGATGTACCAAATATACCTGAAAACGCAAACGTGGTTCAAAAAGAGCTTGATACAGCACTTCTGCTGATTGATCAGCTTACCACGGCTTTCGATCCTGAAAAATACACAGACGAATACCGTACTGCATTAATGGAGTTGATTGAGCAGAAGAAAACAGGAAAGAAAACTGTTACAGCTGCCGACCGGAAGCAGCCAACCACAGCCGCCAACGTAACAGAGCTTATGGCAGCACTGCAGGCATCAGTAGAGAAAACAAAGAAGAAAAAACCGGCAGCGAAGAAGCGTACCACTACCGCTAAGGCTAAGGTAAATGCATAA
- a CDS encoding N-acyl homoserine lactonase family protein, with protein MLVYDNRLSGVRVHAFSTGQVAVKKPYRQWRGVEALRIPALVASPSWTEWLPVWSYLVELPDLKVLIDTGETPRVNEEGWFKDHTKNEWLLKRLIRFNIEPSQGIGAQLQRAGIDPMSIDYTILTHSHTDHAGGLSDLPGTPVIMSRKEFDQSQRFLLGAVSERWPSGIEFKLTDFPDSDALFKGADHSLHPQISLVSTPGHTDGHLSVILRDGDLSLFFAGDVTFNQSQLADKRIPGISASFEHAYATMGAIRSYALYHPTIYLPSHDPDIVTRLDQRKTLTRSEVVTYTGQRPV; from the coding sequence ATGCTGGTGTATGATAACAGGTTGTCTGGTGTCCGGGTGCATGCGTTTTCGACTGGTCAGGTTGCTGTGAAGAAGCCGTATCGTCAGTGGAGAGGGGTGGAGGCGCTGAGGATTCCTGCGCTTGTTGCTTCTCCTTCGTGGACAGAGTGGCTGCCGGTCTGGAGTTATCTTGTGGAGCTGCCTGATCTGAAGGTGCTGATTGATACGGGTGAGACGCCGCGTGTGAATGAGGAAGGCTGGTTCAAGGATCATACGAAAAATGAGTGGCTGTTAAAAAGGCTGATCCGTTTCAATATAGAGCCTTCCCAAGGCATTGGCGCTCAGCTTCAGCGGGCAGGGATTGACCCAATGTCGATTGACTATACGATTTTGACACACTCTCATACGGATCATGCAGGAGGACTCAGTGATCTGCCTGGGACGCCGGTCATCATGTCCAGAAAGGAATTTGACCAGTCACAGCGTTTTCTGCTTGGCGCTGTTTCAGAAAGATGGCCGTCCGGTATTGAATTTAAGCTCACTGATTTTCCGGATTCAGATGCTTTATTCAAAGGGGCGGATCATTCGCTGCATCCTCAGATCTCTCTTGTATCAACGCCTGGACATACTGACGGACATTTATCAGTCATTCTTCGTGATGGCGATCTGTCATTATTTTTTGCCGGAGACGTGACCTTCAATCAGTCACAGTTAGCTGATAAACGGATTCCGGGTATTTCTGCATCGTTTGAGCATGCTTACGCAACAATGGGCGCCATCCGTTCTTATGCGCTTTATCATCCAACCATTTATCTGCCATCACATGACCCGGATATTGTTACGAGGCTTGATCAGCGGAAGACGCTGACGAGAAGTGAAGTCGTTACGTATACCGGGCAAAGGCCCGTTTAA
- a CDS encoding sulfite exporter TauE/SafE family protein, with translation MEMLLIFLTGIAATTLGTLAGGGGLISLPVMLLLGLPVHSAIGANKVSNTVSSFSSFFYLLRHKNINLKESLWIIPFSLAGGVTGGLIASALPAENLTIVAVILLIFALATSFLNKSSFEHNQSLKKSGFGAAGLYGIGVYDGLFGPGQGTLMLYLFSWLKVSYIKAVGLVRLATFSSCFGAAVTYIASGHIIWLLTLALLVGSFLGAQMGVRLAQKMKPSQVKPLLRIVTVVLLIQLIIEQLQ, from the coding sequence ATGGAAATGTTATTAATCTTTTTAACAGGGATTGCAGCGACTACACTTGGCACGCTGGCAGGGGGCGGCGGGCTGATCAGTCTGCCTGTAATGCTGCTTTTGGGTTTGCCGGTACACAGTGCGATCGGTGCAAACAAAGTGTCCAATACGGTCAGTTCTTTTTCATCGTTCTTTTATTTATTACGCCATAAAAATATTAACCTGAAGGAATCGCTCTGGATCATTCCATTCAGTTTAGCTGGCGGGGTAACGGGTGGTCTTATTGCGTCGGCACTGCCAGCTGAAAACCTGACAATTGTGGCTGTAATCCTGTTAATATTCGCCCTCGCTACTTCCTTTTTGAATAAAAGCAGCTTCGAGCATAATCAATCCCTGAAGAAAAGCGGTTTTGGTGCAGCTGGACTCTACGGAATCGGTGTCTATGACGGTTTGTTTGGACCGGGACAGGGCACGCTGATGCTTTATTTATTCAGCTGGCTGAAGGTATCATATATAAAAGCAGTCGGGCTTGTTCGTCTTGCTACTTTTTCAAGCTGCTTTGGTGCAGCGGTCACTTATATTGCTTCGGGCCATATCATCTGGTTGCTGACGCTGGCTTTACTGGTGGGGTCTTTTCTGGGAGCGCAAATGGGTGTAAGGCTCGCTCAAAAGATGAAGCCATCCCAGGTGAAGCCGCTGCTGAGAATTGTCACTGTGGTCCTGCTCATACAATTGATTATAGAACAGCTGCAATGA